In a genomic window of uncultured Sphaerochaeta sp.:
- a CDS encoding GNAT family N-acetyltransferase produces MTQDVRQELTVHIDSWPPDTAFRSDWNTLLEHTPFASAFDHLEWIEIGISLYAREERILPCRFLDQMGTLCSMGVFRLTEEPGKLGKRVVVRTVDFNAQRITPFLGPEPLATALAIEALIQAIDVPVDSFDFFKLDAQGGNLATISELLASRSIPSLLQQFNEQPYFPLEGTWVEYLDQRTQGHRKRIRRYTRKLWEQYPDYAFKRYQCEADYAKSSFAFVLEEVMALFDTSWQAEALAEANALEHLKSFYTQVAHTFLGKGMLDLCTLHADHTLIAFELNLVYRGSVHMLFGSYNRKYADWSPGNAILSEIIQDSYQKQYQRIEFGGEYLEYKKLWSKSMVESYHLRIHGNTLRAKLKKIIGR; encoded by the coding sequence ATGACACAGGATGTACGACAGGAGTTGACCGTTCACATCGATTCCTGGCCGCCTGATACAGCGTTCAGATCTGATTGGAACACCCTGTTGGAGCACACCCCATTCGCCAGTGCATTTGACCACCTCGAATGGATCGAGATCGGGATCTCCCTGTATGCAAGGGAAGAACGCATCCTGCCCTGCCGCTTTCTCGACCAGATGGGAACGCTCTGCTCGATGGGGGTGTTTCGCCTCACGGAGGAACCGGGAAAGCTGGGCAAGCGGGTGGTCGTGCGCACCGTAGATTTCAATGCACAGCGCATCACCCCCTTCCTTGGACCGGAACCGCTGGCCACAGCGTTGGCGATCGAAGCCCTGATACAGGCGATTGACGTGCCGGTGGACTCCTTTGACTTTTTCAAACTCGATGCACAGGGCGGAAACCTGGCCACCATATCGGAACTGTTGGCAAGCCGGTCGATCCCCTCTCTTTTGCAACAGTTCAATGAGCAGCCCTATTTTCCCTTGGAAGGAACATGGGTGGAGTACCTTGACCAGCGCACCCAAGGCCACCGAAAACGCATCCGCCGCTACACCCGCAAGCTCTGGGAACAGTATCCGGACTACGCATTCAAGCGGTACCAATGCGAAGCAGATTACGCAAAGAGCAGTTTTGCTTTCGTGTTGGAGGAAGTGATGGCCCTCTTCGATACCAGCTGGCAGGCCGAAGCCTTGGCCGAAGCGAATGCCTTGGAGCATCTCAAATCGTTCTACACCCAGGTCGCCCACACCTTCCTGGGCAAAGGCATGCTGGACCTCTGTACCCTGCATGCAGATCATACCCTCATCGCCTTTGAACTGAATCTGGTCTACCGCGGCTCGGTTCACATGCTCTTCGGCTCCTACAACCGTAAGTATGCAGACTGGTCGCCGGGCAATGCCATTCTCTCGGAAATCATCCAGGACTCCTACCAAAAGCAGTACCAGAGAATTGAGTTTGGGGGCGAGTACCTTGAGTACAAGAAGCTCTGGTCAAAATCGATGGTTGAGTCCTACCACCTGCGCATCCATGGCAATACGTTGCGGGCAAAGCTGAAAAAGATCATCGGCCGCTGA
- a CDS encoding glycosyltransferase: MKILIVSNLFPPMVLGGYEILCHQVVRSLKALGHTVTVLTSDEGGHASTASVVRTLKVFQSFDKKVESSMRREKLRTARHNRQATKALLDAESFDVIFLWSMLRLTPSCAQAAEQSGTAVVYTFNDEHPAGYLPAPFSANPRAFVRWALDATFFRSLTNRSLHFSCTTCISKLLKENLRKAGLPIQESEVIYQGIPLEQFPKRAGSALPSGPIRLLYAGQLHSYKGVHTLLEALALLHDPTRWMCSIAGSGTPAYEQQLIGQASRLPMPVKFLGRVAHEQMSSVYQDCDVLVFPSIWPEPFGLTHLEAMASGLVVVSTVNGGQGEFLKDNENALTFPPSDAKALASQLERLAIEEGLYPRLAESGRKTVEDGFTFGRYVSDLVELLEKARTQHRSKQ, from the coding sequence ATGAAGATTTTGATCGTGTCGAACCTGTTTCCCCCTATGGTTCTGGGTGGCTATGAGATTCTCTGCCACCAAGTGGTGCGTTCGCTAAAGGCCTTGGGCCATACGGTGACGGTGCTGACCAGTGATGAGGGGGGCCATGCATCAACCGCTTCGGTTGTCCGCACCCTCAAGGTCTTCCAGAGCTTTGACAAGAAGGTCGAATCTTCCATGCGGAGAGAGAAGCTCAGGACAGCGAGACACAACAGGCAGGCGACCAAGGCCCTGCTTGATGCCGAATCCTTCGATGTCATCTTCCTGTGGAGCATGCTCCGTCTCACTCCCTCATGTGCCCAAGCAGCAGAACAATCCGGCACTGCTGTGGTGTATACCTTCAATGATGAGCATCCTGCAGGCTATTTGCCGGCACCCTTTTCTGCCAATCCCCGTGCATTCGTCCGGTGGGCTCTCGATGCAACCTTCTTTCGGTCCCTGACCAACCGCTCACTGCACTTCTCTTGCACCACCTGCATCAGCAAGCTCCTGAAGGAGAATCTGCGCAAGGCAGGGCTTCCTATCCAAGAAAGTGAGGTCATCTACCAAGGCATTCCCCTTGAGCAGTTTCCCAAGCGGGCTGGAAGCGCGTTGCCTTCCGGTCCGATCAGGTTGCTCTATGCAGGCCAGCTCCACTCCTACAAGGGAGTGCACACATTGCTGGAGGCTTTGGCGCTCCTGCACGATCCAACACGTTGGATGTGCTCCATTGCAGGAAGCGGGACACCCGCCTATGAGCAGCAGTTGATCGGGCAGGCCTCCCGCCTTCCCATGCCGGTGAAGTTTTTGGGCAGGGTTGCACACGAGCAGATGAGCAGTGTTTACCAGGACTGTGATGTGCTGGTGTTCCCCTCCATCTGGCCTGAGCCGTTCGGACTCACCCACCTTGAGGCGATGGCAAGCGGACTTGTGGTAGTGAGTACCGTCAACGGGGGGCAAGGGGAGTTTCTCAAGGACAATGAGAATGCGCTGACCTTTCCCCCTTCCGATGCCAAGGCCCTGGCAAGCCAGCTTGAGCGTCTTGCAATCGAGGAAGGTCTCTACCCTCGGTTAGCCGAGTCAGGACGCAAAACGGTGGAGGATGGCTTCACCTTCGGCCGCTATGTCTCTGATCTGGTTGAGTTGTTGGAGAAGGCTAGAACTCAGCATCGATCGAAGCAATGA
- a CDS encoding glycoside hydrolase family 9 protein yields the protein MVFRRLAILMVLTLFVPVLLCSQPFVERYFPAKQRAMDFEPQLSVHMASAQVVVVSFTDGFQGLETDPLASRSSDWSINGKEPLAVHHASASVNELPKQKDGSYPVERRYSLFLELEGPLENLHSYAIDGPFGALSFVFDEKKMFNESIKVNQVGYHPDSMVRYANLGIFLGDGGSRKVAPDLPYFVLDENDRVVYSGRVAYRGDDTEVGEDTISSGEYVYRLDLAEVPPGGPYRIHIPQWGVSHPFSISYEAVDTIATTYLRGLYHQRCGTALTLPYTRYEREACHTEAALTRTSWETYPAIEVTKADPIISISGGHHDAGDFDRRPYHTVVPIMLLGYLEAFPSHFLDGQASIPESGNGLPDLLDEALWAIRGWESLQITDSTDPSFGMVMAGTEANGHPEYGVVQADTDTLKYGTWDVDDETTLYVAGMMAHASRLLTGYGPSWQARSRELYEKSLLAWEASHENATQTTAHLYASLQLFLASPPERAPEFHQAFADDARFILIEDGSWPEQYRPGNIRATCHTFHFSSYLLANKDVDETLQDALVALVFEQAEQGGYMGFSAEEAFYPQGVTKSYGWGAATAQGRYADVHAFAYRLAETEEEKARQFAILSQYSDYALGLNPLGMSFVTGLGSVQPASPLHLDSWPAIERGLGPVPGILIYGPSSERSNADYQKVVSDTLYPVWENMPQQRRWADGWSLVNNNEFTIWETMVWNIALSGVLNTHPVSGR from the coding sequence ATGGTTTTCCGACGATTGGCCATCCTGATGGTTCTCACGCTCTTCGTTCCTGTTCTGCTCTGCTCCCAACCGTTTGTGGAGCGGTATTTCCCTGCAAAACAGAGGGCAATGGATTTCGAGCCACAGCTTTCCGTCCATATGGCAAGCGCTCAGGTGGTGGTGGTCAGTTTTACCGATGGCTTTCAGGGCCTGGAAACCGATCCATTGGCAAGCCGGAGCTCCGATTGGAGCATCAATGGGAAGGAACCTCTTGCTGTGCATCATGCCTCGGCATCTGTCAATGAGCTGCCCAAGCAGAAGGATGGATCCTACCCGGTGGAAAGACGGTACTCGCTCTTTCTTGAACTGGAAGGGCCGTTGGAAAACCTGCATTCCTATGCGATAGACGGGCCGTTCGGAGCCCTCTCCTTCGTGTTTGATGAGAAGAAGATGTTCAATGAATCGATCAAGGTGAACCAGGTCGGCTACCATCCTGACAGCATGGTACGGTATGCAAACCTCGGTATCTTTCTTGGGGACGGAGGGTCGCGCAAGGTTGCTCCGGATCTCCCCTATTTCGTGCTTGATGAGAATGACCGGGTCGTGTACTCGGGGAGGGTTGCGTACCGTGGGGATGATACTGAGGTCGGTGAAGATACCATCAGCAGCGGTGAGTATGTCTATCGACTTGACTTGGCCGAAGTACCCCCCGGAGGTCCCTACCGGATCCACATCCCCCAATGGGGTGTTTCTCATCCCTTCTCGATCTCCTACGAAGCGGTGGACACGATTGCCACCACCTACCTCCGTGGTCTCTACCACCAACGCTGCGGTACAGCCCTCACCCTGCCCTATACGCGGTATGAGCGTGAGGCGTGTCACACCGAAGCAGCGCTGACCAGAACCTCCTGGGAGACGTACCCGGCCATCGAGGTAACCAAAGCCGACCCCATCATATCCATCTCCGGAGGGCATCACGATGCCGGAGACTTTGACCGTCGTCCGTACCACACCGTGGTCCCCATCATGCTGCTCGGGTATCTGGAGGCTTTCCCCTCTCACTTCCTGGATGGCCAGGCTTCCATTCCCGAGTCAGGCAATGGTCTGCCCGACCTGTTGGATGAGGCCCTTTGGGCGATACGGGGGTGGGAGAGCCTGCAGATCACCGATTCGACGGATCCCTCCTTCGGAATGGTCATGGCAGGAACCGAGGCAAACGGCCATCCTGAGTACGGGGTGGTGCAAGCCGATACTGATACACTGAAGTATGGGACCTGGGATGTCGATGATGAGACAACCCTGTACGTAGCCGGTATGATGGCACATGCCTCCCGTCTGCTCACCGGATATGGGCCTTCCTGGCAGGCCAGATCCCGGGAGCTGTATGAGAAGTCGCTCTTGGCTTGGGAAGCAAGCCATGAGAATGCCACCCAAACCACGGCACATCTGTACGCTTCCCTGCAGCTGTTTCTTGCAAGCCCACCAGAGCGGGCACCGGAGTTTCACCAAGCTTTTGCCGACGATGCCCGTTTCATCCTGATCGAGGATGGAAGCTGGCCCGAGCAGTACCGGCCGGGCAATATCCGTGCAACCTGTCACACCTTCCACTTCTCCAGCTATCTGCTGGCCAACAAGGATGTCGATGAGACTCTGCAGGATGCCCTTGTCGCTCTGGTCTTCGAGCAAGCAGAGCAAGGTGGGTACATGGGCTTCTCAGCTGAAGAGGCGTTCTATCCGCAGGGGGTCACCAAGTCCTACGGGTGGGGCGCCGCTACAGCCCAGGGCCGGTATGCGGATGTCCACGCCTTTGCCTACCGACTGGCAGAAACAGAAGAAGAGAAGGCAAGGCAATTTGCCATCCTCAGCCAGTACAGCGACTATGCCCTGGGTTTGAATCCTCTGGGCATGAGTTTTGTCACCGGACTGGGATCAGTCCAGCCGGCAAGCCCCCTGCATCTGGATTCCTGGCCTGCCATCGAACGTGGTTTGGGCCCCGTTCCGGGTATCCTGATCTACGGCCCGTCGAGCGAACGAAGCAATGCTGACTACCAGAAGGTTGTTTCCGATACGCTCTACCCGGTTTGGGAGAACATGCCCCAGCAACGAAGATGGGCGGACGGTTGGTCGCTGGTGAACAACAACGAGTTCACCATCTGGGAGACGATGGTCTGGAATATTGCCCTTTCGGGGGTGCTGAACACCCACCCTGTCAGCGGCCGATGA
- a CDS encoding sugar transferase has translation MLSPLFLVVALLIKLYDRGPVFYVQKRVGLHGKEFPFPKFRSMVRNADALKDTLLQQADRKGDITFKMKRDPRITPIGRFIRRFSIDELPQFWCVLVGDMSIVGPRPPVPREVALYSQEDRRRLEVKPGLTGIWQVSGRAEIGFKQQVELDVLYIESHGFWLDLKLILKTIPAVLTGKGAY, from the coding sequence ATGCTCTCCCCGCTGTTCCTGGTGGTGGCGCTTCTGATCAAGCTCTACGACCGTGGCCCTGTCTTCTATGTGCAAAAGCGGGTGGGCTTGCACGGCAAGGAGTTCCCGTTCCCCAAATTCCGCTCCATGGTGCGCAATGCCGATGCACTGAAGGATACGCTGCTGCAGCAGGCTGACCGAAAAGGGGACATCACCTTCAAGATGAAGCGCGACCCGAGGATAACCCCCATCGGACGGTTCATCCGGAGATTCAGCATCGATGAGCTTCCCCAGTTCTGGTGTGTGCTCGTCGGGGACATGTCCATCGTGGGACCACGTCCCCCGGTGCCCCGGGAGGTTGCCCTGTACAGCCAGGAGGACCGCCGGAGGCTGGAAGTCAAACCCGGCCTCACCGGTATCTGGCAGGTGAGCGGACGGGCGGAGATCGGCTTCAAGCAGCAGGTGGAACTGGATGTGCTCTACATCGAGAGCCATGGGTTCTGGCTTGACCTGAAGCTGATCCTCAAGACCATACCGGCTGTCCTGACCGGCAAGGGAGCATACTAG
- a CDS encoding alkaline phosphatase family protein: MKKKSVCLCIFIDAFGWDLMQTHPFLDQVLEHKQSLGTIFGYSSTCDPTILTGLMPRDHGHFSFFAYDPAHSPFKRCPFIHLMRLVPKALSSRGRVRNIASRILKWRLGYTGYFNIYNMPFKLLPLFDYTEKKDLYQEGGINSGSATIMDWARKNNLDFFLSDWKAAEQQNLAALSQALADPNRNVRFAYLYLASMDAILHQYGSVSDQVDAKIAWYEQQLQLLLKTAHEQYEEVRIHLFSDHGMTDIVQTCDLMSIIEQTPLVFGKDFAAVYDSTMARFWYLKPHAKKIIHEALSPLDCGSFLDEETKTRYGVDFPDNRYGDEFFLLNPGVLLVPSHMGERPLKGMHGYAVEHHASVASYATNVPDAHRPKRLDDLFGIMKGEIDRCLSEQPSR; encoded by the coding sequence TTGAAAAAAAAGTCGGTCTGTCTCTGTATCTTCATTGATGCCTTTGGTTGGGATCTGATGCAGACCCACCCATTTCTGGACCAGGTACTGGAGCACAAGCAAAGCTTGGGCACCATCTTCGGGTACAGCTCCACCTGCGACCCGACCATCCTTACCGGCCTCATGCCCCGTGACCACGGACACTTCTCCTTTTTCGCCTACGACCCTGCTCACTCCCCCTTCAAGCGGTGTCCGTTCATCCATCTGATGCGTCTTGTCCCGAAGGCACTCTCCAGCCGAGGCAGGGTCCGCAACATTGCCAGCCGCATCCTGAAGTGGCGTCTGGGATACACCGGCTACTTCAACATCTACAACATGCCCTTCAAGCTGCTGCCCCTCTTCGACTACACCGAGAAGAAGGACCTCTACCAAGAAGGAGGCATCAACAGCGGCAGTGCCACCATCATGGATTGGGCACGAAAGAACAACCTCGACTTCTTTCTCTCCGATTGGAAAGCGGCTGAGCAACAGAACCTTGCCGCCCTGTCCCAAGCGCTTGCCGATCCGAATCGCAACGTACGCTTTGCCTACCTCTACCTGGCCTCCATGGATGCCATTCTCCATCAATACGGCTCAGTGTCAGACCAGGTCGATGCAAAGATCGCCTGGTATGAACAGCAGCTGCAACTCCTGCTCAAAACAGCCCACGAGCAGTATGAGGAGGTACGGATCCACCTCTTCTCCGACCATGGCATGACCGATATCGTACAAACCTGCGACCTCATGAGCATCATCGAACAGACTCCCCTGGTGTTTGGGAAAGATTTTGCAGCAGTCTACGACTCCACCATGGCCCGTTTCTGGTACCTCAAGCCTCATGCCAAGAAAATCATCCACGAAGCACTCAGCCCGCTCGACTGCGGCTCCTTCCTCGATGAGGAGACCAAAACCCGCTACGGCGTCGATTTTCCCGACAACCGCTACGGGGATGAATTCTTTCTCCTCAATCCTGGGGTCCTGCTGGTACCCAGCCACATGGGGGAACGGCCTCTGAAAGGCATGCACGGCTATGCGGTGGAACACCATGCATCGGTTGCCTCCTATGCGACAAATGTGCCTGATGCACACAGGCCCAAACGCCTCGATGACCTATTCGGTATCATGAAAGGGGAGATCGACCGATGTCTGAGCGAACAGCCGTCCCGGTAG
- a CDS encoding STAS domain-containing protein, whose protein sequence is MKTIQEPQALVVVPEITTLTASNAKEFKAALEGHLENTKTMVIDLSSITFIDSTGLGVLLFALKRLNQKEGELKLCNVTKPVRVLFELVRLHQIMEVYNSREEALASFPS, encoded by the coding sequence ATGAAAACCATTCAGGAACCACAGGCATTGGTAGTGGTGCCAGAGATAACCACCCTCACCGCATCGAATGCGAAGGAGTTCAAGGCGGCTTTGGAAGGCCATCTGGAGAATACCAAGACCATGGTGATCGATCTTTCCTCAATCACATTCATCGACAGTACAGGCCTCGGGGTCTTGCTCTTCGCCCTCAAGCGACTCAACCAGAAAGAGGGGGAACTGAAGCTGTGCAACGTCACCAAGCCGGTTCGCGTCCTGTTCGAATTGGTCCGATTGCACCAGATCATGGAAGTGTACAACTCCCGTGAAGAGGCCCTTGCTTCCTTTCCCTCATAG
- a CDS encoding glycosyltransferase, translating to MSERTAVPVVIRSHNDLAYLTQTLKWVLKQSLPASVHVYDNDSTDGTLEFLSEQPVQVHRVPRGTYIPGAVLNRAMEETDPTQPFVVFLNSDCTPLDEFWLERLLSGFADRQVCAVFGRQLPRPDCKLLFAKDTEDTFGDGERQQYWKHCFSMASSAIRRSTWQTMPFRTDITYSEDIDWTWRARQAGNQIRYVKESSVYHSHNYTARQFYRRHRGEGRAEAQIFTWSGWERSLLRYSLLPFLRQLKSDWMYALKHKKPSLLYESPYLRMSQLLGRRKGFLQGLKEREHHD from the coding sequence ATGTCTGAGCGAACAGCCGTCCCGGTAGTGATCCGCAGTCACAACGACCTGGCCTACCTCACCCAGACCCTCAAGTGGGTGCTCAAGCAGTCACTCCCTGCTTCTGTGCATGTCTATGACAACGACTCCACCGACGGAACCCTCGAGTTTCTCTCTGAGCAGCCCGTTCAGGTGCATCGGGTACCAAGGGGCACCTACATTCCCGGAGCAGTGCTCAACAGGGCGATGGAAGAGACGGATCCAACACAGCCTTTTGTAGTGTTCCTGAATTCCGACTGTACCCCTCTGGATGAATTCTGGCTGGAAAGATTGCTCTCCGGCTTTGCAGATCGGCAGGTCTGTGCAGTATTCGGCAGACAGCTGCCCCGGCCTGACTGCAAACTCCTCTTTGCAAAGGATACCGAGGACACCTTCGGGGACGGGGAGCGCCAGCAGTACTGGAAGCACTGTTTTTCCATGGCCAGCTCTGCAATCAGGCGGAGCACCTGGCAAACCATGCCCTTCCGTACCGACATCACCTACTCTGAGGACATTGACTGGACCTGGCGTGCAAGACAGGCTGGAAACCAGATCCGCTATGTGAAAGAGAGTTCCGTCTACCACTCCCACAACTATACGGCAAGGCAGTTTTACCGTCGTCACCGGGGGGAAGGCAGGGCTGAGGCACAGATTTTCACCTGGTCAGGCTGGGAACGCTCGCTGCTGCGGTACTCACTGCTCCCTTTCCTCCGTCAGCTGAAGAGTGACTGGATGTATGCGCTGAAACACAAGAAGCCATCGTTGCTGTACGAATCACCCTATCTACGGATGAGCCAGCTGCTTGGACGGCGCAAAGGCTTTCTCCAAGGCTTGAAGGAGCGGGAACACCATGACTGA
- a CDS encoding WecB/TagA/CpsF family glycosyltransferase, producing MAGKDLTLLGLSITNVTMDEALSLISSTHEGVHAMHFVNAHCINVAAKDEKYRHILQKADALFADGSGIRLAGKWLGCPIVDNVNGTDLFPLLCDRFAEQNKKMFLLGSAPEVAHKAGLWAEMRTGKPIIAGTAHGYFKPGSEEDALIAQINASGADLLLVALGVPRQEQWIEQMQDRLNVPLCMGVGALFDFYSGTVKRAPKWMRAIGMEWVWRLLLEPRRMWRRYVVGNIVFVIRLLRFKHKEQRKT from the coding sequence ATGGCAGGAAAAGACCTTACGCTGCTGGGCCTTTCGATTACCAATGTCACCATGGATGAGGCGCTTTCGCTGATCAGCAGCACCCATGAAGGGGTGCATGCCATGCACTTTGTCAACGCCCACTGCATCAACGTAGCAGCAAAGGATGAAAAGTACCGCCACATCCTTCAGAAGGCTGATGCCCTCTTTGCAGACGGCTCTGGCATCCGGCTTGCAGGAAAGTGGCTGGGTTGCCCGATCGTGGACAATGTGAATGGGACCGATCTCTTTCCGCTTCTTTGCGACAGGTTTGCAGAACAGAACAAGAAGATGTTTCTCCTCGGCTCTGCTCCCGAAGTGGCCCACAAGGCCGGGCTGTGGGCCGAGATGAGAACCGGAAAGCCCATCATCGCCGGCACCGCCCATGGCTACTTCAAGCCAGGATCGGAAGAGGATGCACTCATCGCTCAGATCAACGCCAGCGGTGCCGATCTTCTGTTGGTTGCCCTTGGGGTTCCCAGACAGGAGCAGTGGATCGAACAGATGCAGGACAGGCTCAACGTCCCGTTGTGCATGGGAGTGGGGGCCTTGTTTGACTTCTACTCCGGAACGGTGAAGCGTGCTCCGAAATGGATGCGCGCAATCGGGATGGAATGGGTCTGGCGTCTCTTGCTGGAACCCCGTAGAATGTGGCGTAGGTATGTGGTGGGGAACATAGTCTTTGTGATACGCCTGCTGCGGTTCAAACATAAGGAGCAGAGAAAGACGTGA